A genomic window from Thermodesulfobacteriota bacterium includes:
- a CDS encoding arsenosugar biosynthesis-associated peroxidase-like protein, which yields METYYKPEDLPKFEEIGKEAQDLAKKFFDYYGAVFSEGELTEREKSLIALAVAHTIQCPYCIDAYTQACLEKGSNLGEMTEAIHVVTAIRGGASLVHGIQMRNIAEKLSL from the coding sequence ATGGAAACTTATTATAAACCGGAAGATCTTCCAAAGTTCGAAGAGATCGGGAAGGAAGCGCAGGATCTGGCCAAAAAGTTTTTTGATTATTATGGGGCTGTATTTTCTGAAGGGGAACTCACAGAAAGGGAAAAATCACTCATCGCTCTTGCCGTGGCCCACACCATTCAGTGTCCCTATTGTATTGATGCATACACCCAGGCCTGTCTGGAAAAGGGATCGAATCTAGGCGAAATGACGGAGGCGATCCATGTGGTAACGGCCATAAGGGGTGGCGCATCTCTGGTACATGGTATTCAGATGCGTAACATAGCCGAAAAACTGTCTTTGTAA
- a CDS encoding sterol desaturase family protein, producing MFDLNESFIRLLLFWGGLLFFFSLELLVPYRSSSVSKLKRWINNISFTIFNSILLNLIFSTAMVSTAAYVQTNELGMLNMIEGPAWLKLIATVVFMDFMLYVWHLLNHKVPFLWRFHRVHHSDLNMDVSTATRFHIGELSISAVIRIGLIYFLGASYLGVLIYESAVVLNVQFHHSSLKVPQRLEAIWLVLFVPPSMHRIHHSVVIKERDTNYGAIFSIWDRILGTMLVHVNQNRIRIGVGAYRNPDKLNFHQLLAMPFTKPVK from the coding sequence ATGTTTGACCTAAACGAATCTTTTATAAGGCTGTTGCTCTTTTGGGGAGGACTCCTTTTCTTTTTTTCACTGGAACTTCTGGTTCCTTATAGGTCCAGCTCGGTATCCAAATTGAAACGCTGGATAAACAATATCTCGTTCACCATATTTAACAGCATCTTGCTGAACCTGATTTTCTCAACAGCAATGGTAAGCACGGCAGCGTATGTGCAAACCAATGAATTGGGCATGCTCAATATGATTGAAGGACCCGCTTGGCTCAAGCTCATTGCCACAGTGGTTTTCATGGATTTCATGTTGTATGTCTGGCATCTTTTGAATCACAAGGTCCCGTTTTTATGGCGGTTTCACCGTGTTCATCACTCCGATTTGAACATGGATGTCTCCACCGCGACCCGCTTTCATATTGGAGAACTGTCCATATCAGCCGTCATCAGGATCGGTCTCATCTATTTTTTAGGAGCCAGTTACCTGGGAGTATTGATATATGAAAGCGCAGTGGTGCTGAATGTCCAGTTCCATCACAGCAGCCTGAAGGTTCCCCAACGGCTCGAAGCCATCTGGTTGGTTTTGTTTGTACCGCCTTCCATGCACCGAATACACCATTCCGTAGTGATTAAGGAAAGGGATACAAACTACGGCGCCATATTTTCCATCTGGGATCGGATACTAGGCACCATGCTTGTCCATGTAAACCAGAACAGAATACGAATTGGTGTAGGGGCCTATCGCAATCCGGATAAGCTGAATTTCCACCAGTTGTTGGCCATGCCTTTTACCAAACCGGTTAAGTGA
- a CDS encoding 4Fe-4S binding protein, translated as MKIRHLVWLRRVIQTAFLCLFLFLLVESRLSQDIYMDYSIAFSTGKDIRLDQPVTFFFKLDPLIGLTSLLSGHRLIAGFLLGLGVLLITIFLGRVFCGFICPFGTIHHAIGSIRPALKGNRMIRANQKTEAQKIKYFLLMLLLIGAVAGLNLSGLMDPIALLFRSLALAVLPGLGAGLRLLFDAMAGSDIKALNLISYGAEVLLSPVFGYHVQAYQTAGFIGLVFLIILFLNRIRPRFWCRVLCPLGALMGIFSRVSPLKLKKYKDRCTNCNLCVKH; from the coding sequence ATGAAAATCCGGCATCTGGTCTGGCTTAGAAGAGTAATTCAAACGGCTTTTTTGTGTCTGTTTCTATTTCTTCTGGTTGAAAGCAGACTTTCCCAGGATATTTATATGGATTATTCCATCGCTTTTTCCACCGGTAAGGATATCAGGCTGGACCAGCCGGTGACCTTTTTTTTTAAACTCGATCCGCTTATCGGTTTGACCTCTCTTTTGTCAGGGCATCGTCTTATAGCTGGATTTCTCTTGGGCTTGGGTGTGCTTCTTATCACTATTTTCCTGGGCCGGGTGTTCTGCGGCTTCATTTGCCCGTTTGGAACCATTCATCATGCGATCGGCAGTATTCGTCCGGCTCTTAAGGGGAATCGGATGATACGAGCCAATCAGAAGACTGAGGCACAGAAGATCAAGTACTTTTTACTTATGCTATTGTTGATCGGTGCCGTGGCCGGCCTGAATCTGTCCGGGCTGATGGATCCCATCGCCTTATTGTTTAGATCCTTGGCCCTGGCGGTGCTTCCCGGCCTCGGCGCAGGGCTCCGTTTGCTTTTCGACGCCATGGCCGGCAGCGATATCAAGGCATTGAACCTGATCAGTTATGGTGCGGAAGTCCTGCTGTCGCCGGTCTTCGGATACCATGTTCAGGCCTATCAAACAGCCGGGTTCATCGGATTGGTCTTTCTGATTATTCTGTTTCTCAACCGGATCCGGCCCCGCTTCTGGTGCCGCGTGCTTTGTCCTCTCGGCGCACTGATGGGTATCTTTTCAAGGGTCAGCCCGCTTAAACTGAAAAAGTATAAAGATAGATGCACAAATTGTAATTTGTGCGTCAAACACTGA
- a CDS encoding 4Fe-4S double cluster binding domain-containing protein, protein MTTAIRKKRHTFNYTEMIKNKITGFGADLVGIADIEPLKGLRIEPPGLLDPFTSAVSIAVKLPVAVFEQIDDRPTPIYKSVYTTANLILDEIAFRTAMALQNDGFHSLPIAASQVLDTENWYAAISHKAVARMAGLGWQGKNLLLITPQYGSRVRLATILTQAPLDVDGLVKNRCGDCTACFDACPAQAIKGVNTQTHYNSRNEAMYFSRCVEKVTGEFAQIPEVGVPICGICIKVCPFGRKMHAKETNER, encoded by the coding sequence TTGACAACAGCCATCAGAAAAAAAAGGCACACTTTTAATTATACTGAAATGATAAAAAACAAAATCACCGGGTTTGGGGCTGATCTGGTCGGTATTGCCGATATTGAGCCATTGAAAGGGCTCAGAATAGAGCCGCCCGGATTGCTCGATCCTTTTACCAGTGCCGTTTCAATCGCCGTTAAGCTTCCTGTGGCAGTATTTGAGCAAATTGATGACCGCCCGACACCCATTTACAAATCAGTCTACACCACCGCTAATCTCATTTTAGATGAGATTGCTTTTCGCACCGCAATGGCCTTGCAAAACGATGGCTTTCATAGCCTCCCCATTGCTGCATCCCAGGTTCTGGATACGGAAAACTGGTATGCGGCCATCAGCCATAAGGCAGTGGCACGAATGGCCGGGCTGGGGTGGCAGGGCAAAAATCTGCTTCTGATCACCCCTCAATACGGCTCCAGGGTTCGCCTTGCCACTATACTCACCCAGGCCCCTTTGGATGTGGATGGTCTTGTTAAAAATCGCTGCGGAGACTGTACCGCATGCTTTGATGCATGCCCGGCTCAGGCCATAAAAGGCGTAAATACCCAAACCCATTATAACAGCAGGAATGAAGCCATGTATTTTTCCAGATGCGTGGAAAAGGTTACCGGCGAATTCGCCCAAATCCCGGAAGTTGGCGTACCCATTTGCGGAATTTGTATTAAAGTTTGTCCGTTTGGGCGGAAAATGCATGCCAAAGAAACAAATGAAAGATAG
- a CDS encoding 4Fe-4S binding protein, with product MQLPFVDLKQCVGCGICENKCPVKGLPAIRTISAGESRSLENQILL from the coding sequence GTGCAACTGCCCTTTGTTGATCTAAAACAATGCGTGGGTTGTGGTATTTGCGAAAACAAATGCCCGGTCAAAGGCCTGCCGGCCATCCGAACCATCAGCGCCGGAGAATCCAGATCTCTGGAAAACCAGATTCTTTTGTGA
- the pgl gene encoding 6-phosphogluconolactonase, producing MTSKPIIIIESGVTTLARKGAEIFSQAASETVAKSGRFAVAISGGSTPRSMHRLLGEHPFKSAIPWDKTDLFWVDERCVAKNHPDSNFGAAKKDFLARVPIPRGHIHPLRDDLSPEEGARWYQQKLVTFFQLKEHEFPLFDLIFLGIGTDGHTASLFPGQSALNEMKRWVVAVKGGKPDVRRLTLTFPVINRGKQIVFMISGKQKASVVKSALTGIPSGLPAQRVQPITGKLIWLLDREAASLLE from the coding sequence ATGACCAGCAAACCGATCATCATAATCGAGTCCGGTGTTACAACCCTGGCACGCAAAGGCGCAGAGATATTTTCCCAGGCCGCCTCAGAAACTGTTGCAAAAAGTGGACGTTTTGCCGTAGCCATATCCGGTGGCTCTACACCGAGATCCATGCACCGCCTGTTAGGAGAACACCCTTTTAAATCGGCTATCCCCTGGGACAAAACAGATCTTTTCTGGGTAGATGAGCGCTGTGTTGCAAAAAACCATCCTGACAGCAACTTTGGTGCGGCAAAAAAAGACTTCCTCGCTCGTGTTCCCATCCCCCGGGGACATATTCATCCCCTGCGGGATGATCTTTCCCCTGAGGAGGGAGCACGTTGGTATCAGCAAAAGCTGGTAACATTTTTTCAACTAAAAGAGCACGAATTCCCCCTTTTTGATCTGATTTTCCTGGGAATCGGAACGGATGGACACACGGCCTCTTTATTTCCGGGACAAAGTGCCTTGAATGAAATGAAAAGATGGGTGGTGGCGGTTAAGGGAGGAAAACCGGATGTCCGCCGTCTGACCCTGACCTTTCCGGTGATTAACCGGGGAAAGCAAATTGTGTTTATGATTTCCGGGAAGCAAAAAGCCTCAGTGGTGAAATCAGCATTAACAGGTATTCCATCCGGACTGCCGGCACAACGTGTTCAACCAATAACGGGCAAATTGATATGGCTGTTGGATCGTGAAGCTGCATCTTTGCTTGAATGA
- a CDS encoding DUF362 domain-containing protein — protein MKDLTRKVFEAAGGIQRFVSRQDVVAIKPNISWARHPQLAATTHPEVLTAVIELCQEAGAKRIRIVDHTIHDARRCFAVTGAGKVAKETGADLVYPRSSLMKKMKLKGNRLDVWPVFTPLVEADKVINLPVAKHHSLSSLTLGMKNWIGGVGGSRWSLHQDIHQSIVDLAQFFKPEITLIDAIRIMTQNGPSGGSTNDVTFKNTLILSDDPVAADARASMLFGIKPQRIGYIHLGQKAGLGTYDLTKLQTKRVVL, from the coding sequence GTGAAAGATTTAACCAGAAAGGTGTTTGAAGCCGCAGGGGGAATCCAACGCTTTGTCTCACGCCAGGATGTGGTGGCAATCAAACCGAACATATCCTGGGCCCGGCATCCGCAGCTTGCAGCCACGACCCATCCCGAGGTGCTGACCGCCGTCATCGAGCTGTGTCAGGAAGCCGGTGCCAAGCGAATTCGAATTGTCGATCATACCATCCACGATGCCAGGCGATGTTTTGCCGTGACCGGTGCGGGAAAGGTGGCTAAGGAAACGGGAGCCGACCTGGTTTACCCAAGATCATCTTTAATGAAAAAGATGAAATTAAAGGGCAATCGTCTGGATGTGTGGCCGGTGTTCACTCCCCTGGTGGAAGCGGATAAGGTGATCAATCTCCCGGTAGCCAAGCACCACTCCCTCAGCTCCCTCACTCTGGGAATGAAAAACTGGATCGGGGGAGTCGGAGGCAGCCGCTGGTCGTTGCACCAGGATATCCATCAGAGCATTGTCGATCTGGCACAGTTTTTTAAGCCTGAAATTACTCTGATCGATGCCATTCGTATTATGACTCAAAACGGGCCTTCCGGAGGCAGCACCAATGATGTGACGTTTAAAAACACCTTGATTCTGAGCGATGATCCGGTTGCAGCCGATGCCAGAGCAAGCATGCTTTTCGGCATAAAACCGCAAAGAATCGGATATATTCACCTGGGCCAAAAAGCGGGCTTGGGCACCTATGATTTAACAAAACTTCAAACCAAAAGGGTGGTCCTATGA
- the arsS gene encoding arsenosugar biosynthesis radical SAM protein ArsS (Some members of this family are selenoproteins.), translated as MSRHALKLERNQTTTLQVNLGFLCNQECRHCHLSAGPGRKENMNSKTADLIVDYAKRSCFEIIDITGGAPELNHNLVSLIKRLSPLAPRIMVRSNLSALNDGSRDHLFELFKKHGVVIVASFPSLNESQTESQRGRGIFRLSIDALKKLNSLGYGKKGTDLELNLVSNPSGAFLPSSQTETQKRFRQVMLKKWGITFNHLFTFANVPLGRFREWLLQSGNLDNYIEKLASHFNPCAVKEVMCRTMLSISWDGYLYDCDFNLARRLYMGGRKIHVSDMSGPPQPGNPIAVSDHCYTCTSGAGFT; from the coding sequence CTGAGCAGGCATGCTCTCAAATTGGAGCGTAATCAAACAACGACCTTACAGGTTAATTTGGGTTTTCTCTGCAATCAGGAGTGCCGTCATTGTCACCTCTCCGCCGGACCAGGCCGTAAAGAGAATATGAATTCGAAAACCGCGGACCTGATTGTGGATTATGCCAAAAGAAGTTGCTTTGAAATCATAGATATTACGGGAGGTGCCCCTGAACTGAACCACAATCTTGTTTCCCTCATTAAGAGACTCTCTCCCCTTGCGCCAAGAATCATGGTCCGATCCAACCTCTCTGCCCTTAATGATGGCAGCCGCGACCATCTGTTTGAACTGTTTAAAAAACATGGTGTGGTGATAGTGGCTTCTTTCCCTTCCCTGAATGAAAGTCAGACTGAATCACAGCGTGGCCGGGGTATCTTCCGTTTGAGTATCGATGCGTTAAAAAAACTGAACTCCCTTGGGTATGGGAAAAAAGGAACCGACCTGGAACTGAACCTGGTCTCAAACCCTTCGGGAGCGTTTCTCCCTTCATCACAAACTGAGACCCAAAAGCGATTCCGACAGGTCATGCTGAAAAAGTGGGGGATTACTTTTAATCATCTTTTTACTTTTGCCAATGTCCCCCTGGGTAGATTTCGCGAGTGGCTTTTGCAATCAGGAAACCTGGATAATTATATCGAAAAACTGGCTTCGCATTTTAATCCGTGTGCCGTTAAAGAGGTCATGTGCCGGACCATGCTATCTATTTCATGGGACGGCTATCTTTATGACTGTGATTTTAATTTAGCCCGGCGGCTTTACATGGGAGGGCGGAAGATACACGTTTCCGATATGTCAGGACCACCGCAACCGGGAAACCCTATTGCTGTCTCGGACCACTGCTATACCTGCACCTCAGGGGCGGGTTTTACATGA
- a CDS encoding TIGR04282 family arsenosugar biosynthesis glycosyltransferase yields the protein MNRNQSTSTDRLIIFGRYPVPGRSKTRLIPALGPAGAADLQRRLTEDILGTVRRFARPRKIEVEICFAGGSKQKMSRWLGSKETLSRQVPGNLGERMQSAFLNAFQTGAKRVVLLGTDIPQLNTDHLKQTFNALAETDVVIGPSTDGGYWLIGANQPVDLFKGIQWSTDVVFSQTLALAKKQGLRVKTLSPLHDIDTPEDLNQVLPGWKEIKNV from the coding sequence ATGAACAGAAATCAAAGCACTTCAACCGATCGGCTGATCATCTTCGGACGCTATCCGGTTCCGGGGCGAAGCAAGACCCGTTTGATTCCCGCCCTGGGCCCGGCGGGGGCTGCTGATCTTCAGCGTCGGCTTACGGAGGATATCTTGGGAACGGTCAGAAGGTTTGCAAGACCTCGCAAAATCGAAGTGGAGATCTGTTTTGCAGGTGGCAGCAAGCAGAAAATGAGTCGATGGCTCGGCTCAAAAGAAACCTTGTCTCGACAGGTACCGGGAAACCTTGGCGAGCGCATGCAGTCTGCATTCTTAAATGCATTTCAAACAGGTGCAAAACGGGTGGTTCTCCTAGGCACCGATATCCCTCAGCTTAATACGGACCACCTTAAACAGACCTTCAATGCCCTGGCCGAAACTGATGTGGTGATTGGACCGAGCACCGATGGCGGGTACTGGCTGATTGGGGCAAATCAGCCTGTTGATCTGTTCAAGGGCATTCAATGGAGCACCGATGTGGTATTCAGTCAAACACTTGCCCTGGCAAAAAAACAGGGGTTAAGGGTGAAAACCCTCAGCCCTCTCCATGATATTGACACGCCGGAAGATCTCAACCAGGTGCTTCCCGGATGGAAGGAGATAAAAAATGTTTGA
- the zwf gene encoding glucose-6-phosphate dehydrogenase → MRKNIHMIHKDKILNSGNATIAGATAPNLEIPRESCLIDGIPDSCMIVIVGASGDLTARKIIPALFNLYLNKGLPDPFHIVGCARTKLTHHQFRDKMKTAMLTSGNLDVAKWEAFAQLLHYQALDYMEPSSFVKLAGTLRKLDKKHGTGGNRVFYLAIPPALYKSTAQKLGMTGLSVEHEEDNGWSSIVVEKPFGRDLNTAIDLDRTLHEYFQEHQIFRIDHYLAKETVQNILMFRFANAIFEPIWNRRYIDHVSITAAETLGVEHRAGYYEQAGVLRDMFQNHMMQLLALTAMEPPSLFQADRVQDEKVKVYRSLRPFPTGDLQNHLVLGQYGAGSIGGKRVPAYRDEQGVRSDSLTPTFATMEIFIDNWRWQGVPFYLASGKRLAKKLTEIIIQFKEVPHSLFRRTLGEQIIANRLMLGIHPDEAISLTFQTKNPGAKICLRSVTMDFHYHQNYTGPNLDAYEKVLLDCMIGDHMLFWRQDGVELCWSFLTPILKECETCENHGDNLLTYDSGTWGPTGTSDLFNQR, encoded by the coding sequence ATGAGAAAAAATATTCACATGATTCACAAGGATAAAATACTCAACAGCGGAAATGCCACTATAGCCGGAGCGACCGCCCCGAATCTTGAGATTCCCCGTGAATCCTGCCTCATAGATGGCATTCCGGACTCCTGTATGATCGTTATTGTAGGTGCATCGGGTGATCTAACCGCCAGAAAAATTATCCCTGCTCTTTTTAATTTATACCTGAATAAGGGCTTGCCCGATCCCTTCCATATTGTTGGATGTGCCCGTACAAAGCTGACCCATCATCAATTCAGAGACAAGATGAAAACCGCCATGCTGACCTCAGGAAATCTTGATGTAGCAAAATGGGAGGCCTTTGCCCAATTGCTCCACTATCAGGCTCTTGACTACATGGAACCCTCTTCTTTTGTAAAATTGGCCGGAACTCTCAGAAAACTGGATAAAAAGCACGGCACCGGAGGAAACAGGGTCTTTTATTTAGCCATTCCCCCGGCTCTTTATAAATCAACCGCACAAAAGCTGGGCATGACCGGCCTTTCCGTTGAACACGAAGAGGATAACGGTTGGTCAAGTATCGTGGTGGAAAAACCATTCGGCCGTGACCTGAACACCGCCATTGATCTGGACCGAACCCTTCATGAGTACTTCCAGGAGCATCAGATCTTCAGGATTGATCACTATTTGGCCAAAGAAACGGTGCAGAATATTTTGATGTTCCGTTTTGCCAATGCTATTTTCGAGCCGATATGGAACAGAAGGTACATTGATCATGTGAGTATCACCGCGGCCGAAACCTTAGGGGTGGAACACCGGGCAGGGTATTATGAGCAGGCCGGGGTTTTGAGAGATATGTTTCAGAACCATATGATGCAACTTTTGGCCCTAACGGCCATGGAGCCCCCCTCCCTTTTCCAGGCGGACCGGGTTCAGGATGAAAAGGTTAAGGTATATCGATCCCTCAGGCCTTTTCCCACCGGCGATCTCCAAAACCACCTGGTTCTTGGTCAGTATGGAGCTGGATCCATCGGCGGGAAAAGGGTTCCGGCTTACAGAGACGAACAGGGAGTCCGTAGTGATTCCTTGACCCCCACCTTTGCCACCATGGAAATTTTCATCGACAATTGGCGCTGGCAGGGTGTTCCATTTTACCTTGCTTCGGGAAAAAGACTGGCTAAAAAGTTAACCGAGATCATTATTCAGTTTAAAGAAGTTCCCCACTCCTTGTTTCGCCGGACGCTCGGGGAACAGATCATTGCCAATCGCCTGATGTTAGGGATCCACCCGGATGAAGCAATATCACTCACCTTCCAGACCAAGAATCCCGGGGCCAAGATATGCCTCAGATCCGTAACCATGGATTTTCATTATCATCAGAACTATACCGGTCCCAACCTGGATGCCTACGAAAAAGTGCTGTTGGACTGCATGATCGGGGATCATATGCTGTTCTGGCGCCAGGATGGTGTGGAGCTTTGCTGGTCCTTTCTCACCCCTATTTTAAAAGAATGCGAAACATGTGAAAATCACGGCGACAACCTGCTTACATACGACTCAGGGACATGGGGGCCAACAGGGACGAGCGATTTGTTTAACCAAAGATAA